A genomic segment from Zygotorulaspora mrakii chromosome 1, complete sequence encodes:
- the PRM1 gene encoding pheromone-regulated protein PRM1 (similar to Saccharomyces cerevisiae PRM1 (YNL279W); ancestral locus Anc_1.65): MPYFTSYLRLNDRLSQVWINTYTLMLLIVMLKLVFFTKSIKDSINLAKNYTMSHCDDIDSLYSDALNGTPHYLGKMGNFLIEKTMIESVEATLKVISLLLYASEELLAFIVDLYIGTYVCLIVSAIDGTVDVATNTTEALIGMVNSSVISLSSELEGGLTDISDFLNKVISAASKVESFFKDDDNDSNNASDKISKLNLTISSLRDMKIPSSINNKLQELSNKTPDFADVKNMTKNLISLPFEKVRNEIASINSTGIVGDSDLFYVPPLTMNNGTTSGICRSNEAQIEKIYDAFGKTLQTVTVILIVLIMVGALAAMVPSAWKEYRQWKKLSALRDEYLEVHEKRNHLDPFDSFESEKSYDVIASYHRCFNVWSGRISNIIMRMFTSMSSEELNNSTKVKIQWVVSYMTTERALLLLGVGFLALMTCICQFIMIAVCRSFLNSKDITSLAGSSNSSFSTSLQNDMVQWSGNTNLYIGSTEDRMNSRVFGWINETTLSINTTANKMMDEIDTTIQNAFENTILYPPMSTIVKCTIGNKLTAIESAMTWIHNKAHFNLPRIDPLEIQALLLPEQNSTGSMNSTSSVNPQSDSVGKTKKPAVAVATAVQSLAENIRTGLLAVLESFYKTTMWELIVAFILIALWVIQLPIALSTIFCRTHRSTAPDA; encoded by the coding sequence ATGCCATATTTCACAAGTTATTTAAGATTAAATGACAGATTATCTCAGGTTTGGATAAACACCTATACACTGATGCTACTTATAGTGATGTTAAaacttgttttttttaccAAATCAATTAAAGATTCCATTAACCTTGCAAAGAATTATACCATGTCACACTGTGATGACATCGATTCTTTATATTCCGATGCACTTAACGGAACTCCGCATTACTTGGGTAAAATGGGGAATTTCctcattgaaaaaacaatGATTGAATCTGTGGAAGCAACATTGAAAGTGATTTCGTTGCTTCTTTACGCTAGCGAAGAATTACTGGCATTTATTGTCGATTTATATATAGGCACATATGTTTGCTTGATAGTCAGCGCTATCGACGGTACTGTAGATGTTGCAACAAATACAACCGAGGCACTAATTGGAATGGTCAACTCTTCTGTAATAAGTCTCTCTAGCGAATTAGAAGGTGGTTTAACTGATATTTCtgattttctcaataaaGTAATTTCCGCAGCGTCTAAGGTCGAgagctttttcaaagatgatgacAATGACAGTAATAATGCGTCAGACAAGATATCTAAACTGAATTTAACAATATCTTCACTGAGAGATATGAAGATACCTTCTTCTATAAACAATAAATTACAAGAGTTATCTAATAAAACACCTGATTTTGCAGATGTTAAAAATATGACTAAGAATCTAATCTCATtaccttttgaaaaggtAAGGAATGAAATTGCATCGATTAATTCCACTGGTATCGTGGGAGACTCTGATTTATTTTACGTACCGCCACTTACCATGAATAATGGCACTACAAGTGGAATTTGCAGATCAAACGAGGCACAGATTGAGAAAATCTACGACGCTTTTGGCAAAACATTGCAAACAGTAACGGTAATACTAATCGTTTTGATAATGGTTGGTGCCCTGGCTGCAATGGTTCCTAGCGCTTGGAAGGAATATAGACAATGGAAGAAATTGAGTGCTCTGCGGGATGAATATCTGGAGGTGCACGAGAAGCGCAATCATTTAGATCCATTCGATTCCTTTGAAAGTGAGAAGTCTTACGACGTGATAGCGAGCTACCATCGATGTTTCAATGTGTGGAGTGGGCGCATCTCAAATATCATCATGCGCATGTTCACTTCCATGTCAAGCGAAGAGCTGAATAATAGTACGAAGGTAAAAATTCAATGGGTGGTATCATATATGACCACTGAGCGGGCACTTTTACTATTAGGAGTAGGATTTTTGGCATTAATGACGTGTATTTGCCAATTCATTATGATTGCGGTTTGTCGATCCTTCTTAAATAGCAAAGACATTACTTCATTGGCTGGTTCATCGAATAGCTCTTTCTCGACCTCTTTGCAGAACGATATGGTTCAATGGTCTGGAAACACAAATCTTTACATAGGATCTACAGAAGATAGAATGAATTCTCGAGTGTTCGGATGGATCAATGAAACAACTCTCTCGATAAATACAACCGCAAACAAAATGATGGACGAGATCGATACCACCATCCAGAACGCTTTCGAAAACACTATTCTGTACCCTCCTATGAGTACAATAGTCAAGTGCACCATAGGCAATAAGCTGACTGCCATCGAGAGCGCAATGACCTGGATACACAACAAAGCGCATTTTAATCTCCCGCGTATCGACCCTTTAGAGATACAGGCGTTGCTGCTGCCAGAACAAAACAGCACGGGCAGCATGAACAGCACGAGCAGTGTCAACCCTCAGAGTGACAGCGTTGGAAAGACAAAAAAGCCTGCAGTTGCAGTGGCCACTGCAGTGCAATCTCTGGCAGAAAACATCCGCACAGGTCTACTCGCTGTACTGGAAAGCTTCTACAAAACAACAATGTGGGAACTAATTGTGgcatttattttgatcGCTCTGTGGGTAATACAACTGCCCATAGCACTATCCACAATTTTCTGCAGAACGCACAGATCGACGGCTCCAGATGCATAG
- the EMG1 gene encoding 18S rRNA pseudouridine methyltransferase (similar to Saccharomyces cerevisiae EMG1 (YLR186W); ancestral locus Anc_1.64), whose amino-acid sequence MVEDSRVRDAIKSGEQKALPASLVPEAPAVLSSKDKTTQRLIIVLSMASLETHKISSSGPGGDKYVLLNCDDHQGLLKKMGRDISEARPDITHQCLLTLLDSPINKAGKLQVYIQTSRGVLIEVNPTVRIPRTFKRFSGLMVQLLHKLSIRSVNSEEKLLKVIKNPITDHLPTKCRKITLSFDAEVIRVQNYVEKIDKDESICVFVGAMARGKDNFADEYVDEKVGLSNYPLSASVACSKFCHGAEDAWGII is encoded by the coding sequence ATGGTTGAAGATTCAAGAGTGCGGGATGCTATCAAGTCAGGCGAGCAAAAAGCCTTACCCGCTTCACTCGTTCCCGAGGCGCCTGCAGTATTATCATCGAAAGACAAGACAACCCAAAGACTTATCATTGTTCTTTCAATGGCATCATTGGAAACACacaaaatatcatcatcgGGCCCGGGTGGAGATAAATATGTCTTATTAAATTGTGATGATCATCAAGgccttttgaagaaaatgggTAGGGATATCAGCGAAGCTAGACCCGATATTACCCACCAGTGTCTATTAACGCTGCTGGATTCTCCCATCAACAAAGCGGGAAAGCTGCAGGTGTACATTCAAACAAGTCGAGGTGTTTTGATTGAAGTCAACCCAACTGTTCGTATCCCAAGAACttttaaaagattttcAGGGCTCATGGTCCAATTATTACACAAACTTTCCATTAGGTCAGTGAAttctgaagaaaaactACTCAAAGTCATAAAAAATCCCATTACAGATCATTTACCAACAAAATGTCGCAAAATTACGCTGTCCTTTGATGCTGAAGTGATCCGTGTTCAGAAttatgttgaaaaaattgataaggACGAGAGTATATGTGTTTTTGTTGGTGCAATGGCTAGAGGTAAAGATAATTTCGCGGATGAGTACGTGGACGAGAAGGTTGGCCTCTCGAACTACCCATTATCTGCATCAGTAGCATGCTCAAAGTTCTGTCATGGTGCTGAAGACGCTTGGGGAATTATATAA
- the LCD1 gene encoding Lcd1p (similar to Saccharomyces cerevisiae LCD1 (YDR499W); ancestral locus Anc_1.63), whose translation MVQSKDGLSSDEDDDLILQLELRSAKTATQLPAKSAQTLQQPPLASSAKNFKDEMIVAQGEASMLRDKIFFLQKQIKRENELQSLKAEELNSVHHEELKKVKLALQNLEDEKKFLLLEVKKANSSTRSRGNSSFPYSNADRSTSGSADEVTATENTRNRVIAPINKKRKIDNESLLKHYVTLNPGKIPRDETSDFVDYLLLHKLVGSELSTIEILHSLELRYIANFNFNGFKISRGDSIGKSLVTLLLKCKKCLTLDKFINTLLESVAILIKEISLHKHESDLAIPFLVVIMYQTISFRPSAVHPMALKDLLHFISDLIKAYQHVLKQSMFENDPGTSAEPQIFQYELIDFLTTLYSFDTLETSLRILRYLPSAVHEEVLDSDLLESLKQICKCALTISYTPIMNIVFNAIAILNALCNMMVSGKSSLTIIESQWWKNCIPRLYHILSRGVKSVNILSENDGNDFSLSRFHDCFGLIRNLGTNFIGKFISKLIFNDRLQSLPRVISKDDIPERNEEPFNVDLKLERWFLQLKDDSLNLVENLMILYPKESGIIDGEMLIQLTKLMSKEQENLIERYVGQDSDNLYFRCHLIEHLLTIIFWLCTEYEKQLSIDHIKEIESELIMSLWRVIVTEENNSFENSELADHSQLVDRLHQLELQDEISYYNDALEDMPGFIKQELKEEVHDRAAKIMQIKYDECHQHMARTILESKFESMISMEDIDSLYFAMGL comes from the coding sequence ATGGTACAATCGAAAGATGGTTTGAGCTCcgacgaagatgatgatctAATCTTGCAACTTGAATTACGTTCGGCAAAAACTGCAACCCAATTACCTGCAAAATCCGCGCAAACTCTGCAACAACCACCACTGGCTAGCAGCGccaagaatttcaaagatgagaTGATCGTGGCTCAAGGTGAGGCAAGCATGCTACGtgataaaattttcttccttcagAAACAGATCAAACGTGAAAATGAGTTGCAATCGCTCAAAGCTGAAGAGCTTAATTCTGTTCACCACGAAGAACTTAAAAAGGTCAAACTTGCACTACAAAAtttagaagatgaaaagaaatttttactCCTGGAGGTCAAAAAAGCGAATTCGTCAACAAGGTCGAGAGgaaattcatcttttccttATTCGAATGCGGATCGTAGTACATCAGGATCTGCCGATGAGGTAACCGCTACAGAAAATACGAGAAATAGAGTCATAGCTCcaataaacaaaaaacgCAAAATAGATAACGAGTCTCTCTTGAAACATTATGTGACCTTAAATCCAGGGAAAATTCCTCGTGACGAGACTAGTGACTTTGTTGATTATCTCTTATTGCATAAACTTGTTGGCTCTGAGCTGAGTACGATTGAGATTCTTCATAGTTTGGAACTGCGGTATAttgcaaatttcaattttaatggcttcaaaatttcaagggGTGACTCTATAGGGAAATCTTTGGTTACACTACTGTTGAAGTGTAAGAAATGTTTAACGCTGgacaaatttatcaacaCACTACTGGAAAGCGTAGCAATTCTCATCAAGGAAATCTCATTGCATAAACACGAATCAGATTTAGCTATTCCATTCCTAGTTGTTATAATGTACCAGACTATTTCCTTCAGGCCAAGTGCTGTACATCCTATGGCCTTAAAGGATCTTTTGCATTTTATCAGCGACCTGATAAAGGCCTACCAACATGTTTTGAAGCAGTCCATGTTCGAGAACGATCCCGGGACTTCCGCCGAACcccaaatttttcaatacgAGTTGATAGACTTTCTGACAACACTTTATTCCTTTGATACGCTGGAAACTTCTCTCAGAATACTGAGATATCTCCCATCAGCGGTGCACGAAGAAGTTCTAGATTCCGACCTCTTGGAGTCTCTGAAACAAATATGCAAATGTGCTCTCACCATTTCATATACGCCTATCATGAATATAGTTTTCAATGCAATAGCGATTTTAAATGCATTGTGCAATATGATGGTGAGTGGTAAATCAAGCCTTACGATTATTGAAAGTCAATGGTGGAAAAATTGTATTCCAAGATTGTACCACATACTCAGTCGCGGTGTAAAAAGCGTCAATATTCTGTCGGAAAATGATGGCAATGATTTTTCCTTATCAAGATTTCACGATTGCTTTGGACTGATTAGAAATCTTGGTACAAATTTCATTGGCAAATTTATTTCAAAGctcattttcaatgatagATTACAAAGCTTACCAAGAGTAATTTCAAAGGATGACATACCCGAAAGGAATGAGGAGCCTTTCAATGTGGACTTGAAGCTTGAGCGATGGTTCCTACAACTCAAGGATGATAGCTTGAATCTTGTGGAGAATCTAATGATCTTGTATCCCAAAGAATCTGGAATTATTGATGGGGAGATGTTGATTCAGCTGACAAAATTGATGTCTAAGGAACAGGAAAACCTGATCGAAAGATACGTCGGACAGGATTCTGATAATCTATATTTCAGGTGCCACCTAATAGAACATCTATTAACAATAATATTCTGGTTATGTACCGAGTACGAAAAGCAGCTAAGCATTGATCATATTAAAGAGATTGAAAGCGAATTGATAATGTCTTTATGGAGAGTTATTGTTACGGAGGAAAATAACTCGTTTGAAAACAGCGAATTAGCAGATCATAGTCAGCTTGTTGACAGATTGCATCAGTTGGAATTACAGGATGAAATTTCTTACTATAACGATGCGCTTGAGGATATGCCTGGTTTTATCAAACAAGAACTTAAGGAAGAAGTCCACGACAGAGCGGCGAAGATAATGCAAATAAAATACGATGAATGTCACCAACATATGGCAAGAACAATTCTAGAGTCTAAATTTGAGTCGATGATTTCGATGGAAGATATTGATAGTCTATATTTTGCGATGGGGCTCTAG
- a CDS encoding 60S ribosomal protein eL37 (similar to Saccharomyces cerevisiae RPL37B (YDR500C) and RPL37A (YLR185W); ancestral locus Anc_1.62): MGKGTPSFGKRHNKSHTLCNRCGRRSFHIQKKTCSACGYPAAKTRSFNWGAKAKRRKTTGTGRMRYLKTVSKKFKNGFQTGTPKAASA; this comes from the exons ATGGGTA AGGGTACTCCTTCATTCGGTAAGCGTCACAACAAGTCCCACACTTTGTGTAACAGATGTGGACGTCGTTCTTTCCacattcaaaagaagacTTGTTCTGCATGTGGTTACCCAGCTGCCAAGACGAGATCTTTCAACTGGGGTGCTAAGGCtaagagaagaaagactACTGGTACCGGTAGAATGAGATACTTGAAGACTGTTTCtaaaaagttcaagaacGGTTTCCAAACTGGTACTCCAAAAGCTGCTTCCGCTTAA